CACACCAAGCTGAAGCAGTGGGGGCTCCGGGCCCTGCAGAGCCAGTCAGATGTGAGCCATTGCCAGCTGGATTTCCAGAGCCGCAACATCATCCCCGAGATCCAGGAGAACTTCCTGTGTCTGTGGGAGTACTGTGAGGTGAGAGCAGGGGAGCCAGCTCCGCTTTCCTAAGCAGCGTCTGTGACGTGGCAGCCGAGGGAGGagagctgcctttccctgcatgctTGCCTGTTTGTTGTGTTAGTGCCTGTGGGGCAAGCGTCTGTTGTGCTCTGGCTGAGGCAGGCTCGTGCTGATCTCCTCACCCCGTTCTGTCTGTCCCCGCAGAGGTCATTTGATAATCCCGAGTGGTTCTATCGGCACGTGGAGGATCACAGTTTCTGTTCCGAGTAcaaggcagcagggaaggagaacCACGTGGTCCTCTGTGGCTGGAAAGGTCAGTGGAAGCAGGCAAGGCCTCTCTGGAGAGCTCGGCGCAGGGGTGGAGTGTGAGGGTTGTGCAAGAAAGCTCTGCGCTCCTTGGCAGGCCAGGCTTTCAGAGAGCGTCTCTTACTTCAAGAGCATGTGCGTGGTGCTGATAGTGAAATGCTCCTGTAGAATTTCCTTCTAGTGGATTATTTTGTATTCAACTTCTCATTCCTAGTTAATTAGTACCTAGGAGGAAAGGCTctgatttactttttaaaataattgctctCTTCTGTGTTTGTGCCATTGTCTTAGCTgcttgtggggtgtgggggcCCTGCTGGTTGTAGGCTAGTGGCCTCACTGTGCTGTATTTGTGCTGCATGGGCTTTTTTGGAGTAGAGTTGGTTCTTGCACAGCCAAGCAAGCAGCCTGTTGTTCAGTCAGGTTGTGGAGTCCAAGACTCCTCTCTGGCCTGCTGGAGTTGCCCGGTCTGTTGCATTCTTATGAAGGATCTTGATGGTGTTCTGTTGCTTGTGTTCAGACTGCGACTGCACCTTCAAAGGGCGCTGCAAGCTGCGGGAGCACCTGCGCAGCCACACGCAGGAGAAGGTGGTGGCCTGTCCTACCTGCGGGGGGATGTTTGCCAACAACACCAAGTTCTTCGACCACATCCGCCGACAGACTGCACTGGACCGTAAGCTCCTGCCGGCATGGGGAGGAGTGGGCTGTAAGCAGTCTTGCTGGGTTCCCTTGTGCTGTGTTGGGGATGTGTGCTGTGTTTGCAACAGTTGCTCCCCAGTTCCTGCACTGGCAGCACAGGGAAAGCTGCAGGGGTGGAAGACAGATTGGTTCTTAAAACTGGTTTTATGTTTTGGCTTTGCAGTTAGTGTCTGACTGATTGGAGGGAAGGGTTCCCAGCTCCACTGAAACTTTCTCATTTGTTGCTCTTCGTGTTGTTCTCTCCACTTTGATTTCTCTTCTCAccacccctctccctgccctcttctCCCTTGACATTGCAGAGCAGAGGTTTCAGTGTTCTCACTGCTCCAAGAGGTTTGCCACAGAGAGGCTGCTCCGTGACCACATGAGGAACCATGGTGAGTAAAGGCTTCTTCTCCCAGCTGAGGCTCTGAGGAGTGTGTgttctcccctgctccagggtgATGTTTCCCACTTGTTTCTTTCGAGCAGTGAACCATTACAAGTGCCCTCTGTGTGACATGACCTGCCCGTTGCCCTCCTCCCTACGCAATCACATTCGTTTCCGGCACAGCGAGGAGCGGCCGTTCAAGTGTGACTACTGTGACTACAGGTGAGGACCAGGGCTTCCCGTGTTCCCagctggtggcagagcagtgCCCAGAGGCCTGTTCGCATATACGCAGCACACACTGATCAGCTTTGTTCCCTTATTGTTTTTCTAGCTGCAAGAATCTCATTGACTTGAGGAAACATCTGGACACACACAGCAAAGAGCCAGCCTATCGCTGCGAGTTCGAGGCTTGTAGCTTCACTGCACGTTCCCTCTGCTCCATCAAACTGCACTACCGGAAAGTCCATGAGGTGGGAAGGGAGCAGAGGGCTGTTCTGCTGTGCACTCGCTCCCAGTAAAGCTGAGAAGCACTAACCATGACATGCTGTACAGAAGCATAAGGAAAAAAGCTAAAGCCTTGTGAAGTGCCCCAGGCTGCCCGGGGCTGTAGGAGTGTGAGGTctggttgccttcctctcctcctgctgcagtgATATGTTACGTCAGCCTTCACAGAGAACCTGATTCCTCCCTCCATGTGTGCAGGCAGGTGCCAGGTGCTCTGATCAGGCTTGTGGGGCCCTCACATtcctctctctgccctccagggtgATTCAGAGCCCCGGTACAAGTGCCACGTCTGCGACAAGTGCTTCACGCGTGGGAACAACCTCACAGTGCACCTCAGGAAGAAACACCAGTTCAAATGGCCCTCGGGGCATCCTCGCTTCAGGTActgccttccctctgctccctgctgcctcctctctggtgcaggcagctggagctgcctccTGCATCTCACTGAAGCCAGCAGGGATCTGGCAGTGATTGGGCTCTGGTGCTTGTCTGTAATGTACTTGAGACCTGCTTCCCGGGGCTGGGAAGCACTGAGCAGCAAGTGTTCAGTGGGATTGGGCCCTGGTGATGGAGCAGTGCTGGGTGGGAGCTCCAGCAGTGGGTCAGAGATCAGGGGCACGGGCAGTGGTGCCACTGCAGCTGCATCTCGGAACTGGACAGGGGCCAGTTCCAGGTGTCCGCCCCAGAGAGTTGCCCCAGTTCAACCTCTTTCTTCTTGACAGCTGCCGCTCTGCTGTGTCCTCCATAGGAAACTCTGGTCTCCTCAGAGGGTTTCTAGAACCTAAAAGCTGGGAGGGAAAGAGGATGAATTTCAAATGTTCCCAGGGAACGTTCATGCTACGTGAATGTGCTTATTAGGCGGGGAGGCTGTAGGAGTTTTATTCTCCTTGGCCAGTATCATCCCTATAGCACTGGAGCCTAGAATATAGTACACCTTCCTTGCGCGCTGTTTCAGGCTGCTGCCCTTTtcttgggaaggggctgcagtgTGACCTGCTCCATCACACCTGCCTGTCTCTGCTCAGGTACAAGGAACATGAGGACGGCTACATGAGGCTGCAGCTGGTGCGCTACGAGAGCGTGGAGCTGACAGAGCAGCTACTGAAGGACCGTGAGAAGCAAGGAGAGGCACTGGATGGCTCAGCTGAGTGTGTGGTGCTCTCTGAGGGTGAGGGCAACCTTCAGGCCATCATTCTGGAGGCCCCAGCAGGGGCTCCGCCAGTGGAGAGCAGTGACACTGAGCCGCAAgcggccccgctgcgccctgCGGCTTACGCTGCTGGCAACCCCGAGCCAGCAGGGCCGAGTGCCTTCCCAGGAGCAACGCTGTCCTCAGAGCAAGAACCCAGCACCCCAGCCAACCCCATTATCCGTGTGGTGAACCGGACCAACGAGCATGGGGAGAGTGAGACTGTGTACTATGTCATGGCCAGCGCGTCCTCTGAGGAGCGGGCAGCAGTGCCTGGTGGGCTGGCTGTGGAGCTGGAGGAGAACGTCATGGACCGTCTGCAGAAGACAGCTGAGGAGCTGGGCATCCAGATTGTGTGAGGTGCTCATCTGCCTCCCTGCATGTGGAAAACCCAGGCCTCTGTGGGATGCGCTGGTGGGGAAGGTTGTGAGATGCTGGGGGAGAGGGCAGGTCTCCTCCCATATGCGGCTGGCTCGCTTCCTGCTCTGTTGCCCCAGCCTCACTGGCTGCCAGTTGTGGTCAGAgtggggaggtgggaagggcTGGTCTCAGCTGGCAGACAAGAGACTTGAGTTGGGAAGAGCCAAGGATTTGAGGATCAGGGGCAagcctctcccactccttcaggAGGTTCAGTCTTTGCCTGGCCCAGGCCTTTCCTGCCTGATTGCTCACTGGTGATGTGgtccctgctgctgtgcagtCAAGTTGTCAGGTCTTCCTGAGCCTGGTCCTCGGTCAGGATCTCCCCAGGCAGGGAGGCGTGCTGAGCAGACGCAGCAGGTGAGACGTGTGGCCCTCAGGCCTGTTCTCCCCCATACCTTGTTTTCCAAGGTTTGGGGTGCCCCACTTCTCCTTCTGTCAGCACTTCCCTTCAGGACATCTCTCCTAGCTCACTCAGCCAGTGCTGTTGGCGGTGTTGGCACCACTGATCCCCTCATACCGCACTGATGTCTGTGGGAGGAGAAGGCTGGATGTGCTGCTCCTTACAGACTGCTGATTCCCTGCAGCGCTGGGGCTTTGGGGGCTTCCCAACGCTTTTGTTCTTCCTTGAGTTTCCTCCCCACATTGGGGATTGGGCTCCTGATCAGGCAAAGTGTACTTGCGAGTGACAAATAAAAGCTGGACTGCCAGGCCAGTGGATGTGTGGTGtctgcctcagccccagccctgccagccggGGCGAGCTGTGCTGTGAGCATGAGATCAAGCGGCCCAGGACCTGCAGAGTGAGGGCCAGGCACTGTGGAGCTGCCAGGATCTCTTAGTGGTCCTGCATGTTGCCACGTGGTGCAGCTGGCTGCTGCCTTGGAGAGTGTGTTGTCCCGTGTCCCCGGCGTGGCACTGGAAGGCCAGGCTTAGCTCAGGCACTCCTGCTCCCTGGTGTGCATTTGGGTTTGCTGCCTCCTGCAGGGTATGAATCTGCTGCCTGCTGCGTCATGTGCTGGATCTAAGGAGTAGCCTGGGCTTGCGGGTGGAGGCAGCTCACCCTTCGGGAAGTGGTTTGGATAGGGACAGCGTGAAGCTGGTGTCCCTGGGGTGAGCAGGGCGACTGTGGCCTTCGCTGCCCTCTGTGCAGAAGTGGTGTGACCAGATGGAGGTAGACAGGCAACTTCAGTGCCCTGACTGCTCTCTTGGGCCTGACActgccttttttcctctcttcctttctcaagCAGTTCAGCAAAAGCTGCTGGAACTCCAGGTTAGTGGAGAAAATCACTTTATGCTAACCCCCTGGCCATCTGCTCACTTTCTAATTACAAACACTGGGTGTGACTTGGGGCTGTGCCCGTGGGGTGGGGGCACAGCGGCAGCCCCTTAGGCCTGTGCcatgggcaaggagcagcacgCTCTGCGGCTGGTGAACGTGGGCTGGGTGAagagcagggaggaagcaggaggGAGAGCCCCAGGCTGTGTGGACAAGTTTCCTGGGCTGGATCCAGGCAGGGAGGGCAGTGTGCCCCCAGCTCAGCTCTGGTGGGGCCATGCAGCATCGCAGCCTCCCTTGGGCTAGTGAAACGCAGCGGGGCAGTGTGCCGGGCGCCTTGTGCTGGGGGGGAGCCGAGGGACAGCAGGCCACCCCGGCAGTTCCCACGGCACGCGCTGCGGGAGGATGCTGCTAGCTCTGGGAAGAGCCGTCCTGGGCTGCCAGCACAGGATGTGGCCAGCCTTGCCCAGCCTCCTGCGCTCCTGTTAGACGCTTCCTCGCTGGTGCTTGGCACAGCTGGGCCCAGAATACCCTCAACAGAGGGACTCCAGCCAGACAAGCATTCGCAGCACTCCCGTCTTGGCTCCCTTTGCAACGCACGGGCCTTGGGGCTCTGCTGCCAAACCGTGGCAGTGCCCGTCTGTCCCTGCCGTGCCTCGGGCTGCAGCGCTCCCGTGCCACCTGGGTGCTAGACGCTGGGAACGGGGTAGAGGCTGTGGTGGCCGACAGGAGTTGTCCCTTTAAACACTGGGTCTGGGGAGGGTAATCTGCCAGGGATTATCTGCTGGGGAGAGGACTGGGATTAAGGGGAACGTCTCCTCCCT
This genomic window from Dromaius novaehollandiae isolate bDroNov1 chromosome 21, bDroNov1.hap1, whole genome shotgun sequence contains:
- the HINFP gene encoding histone H4 transcription factor, translating into MPSGKGGGKEALVLQCEWEVCTYVASKMEEFCQHVAQHLQQHLPGENREEVDPLEEYTCLWQECGFCSPESSADLTRHVYFHCYHTKLKQWGLRALQSQSDVSHCQLDFQSRNIIPEIQENFLCLWEYCERSFDNPEWFYRHVEDHSFCSEYKAAGKENHVVLCGWKDCDCTFKGRCKLREHLRSHTQEKVVACPTCGGMFANNTKFFDHIRRQTALDQQRFQCSHCSKRFATERLLRDHMRNHVNHYKCPLCDMTCPLPSSLRNHIRFRHSEERPFKCDYCDYSCKNLIDLRKHLDTHSKEPAYRCEFEACSFTARSLCSIKLHYRKVHEGDSEPRYKCHVCDKCFTRGNNLTVHLRKKHQFKWPSGHPRFRYKEHEDGYMRLQLVRYESVELTEQLLKDREKQGEALDGSAECVVLSEGEGNLQAIILEAPAGAPPVESSDTEPQAAPLRPAAYAAGNPEPAGPSAFPGATLSSEQEPSTPANPIIRVVNRTNEHGESETVYYVMASASSEERAAVPGGLAVELEENVMDRLQKTAEELGIQIV